The Phycisphaerae bacterium DNA window GCCTGGGAAGATGTAGCCTGGCGCGGAGCCGCTGCCGCCGCAGACCCAGATGCGTTTGCGGCCGTGACGGCGGAAGTAGGCCAGGGCGGCCTCCATGAGGTCGGTGCCGATTCCCGCCCGCTGATGGTCAGGGTCGACGGCCACGATCGGGATCCAGCCCACCTCGGGCTCGAGGCCGATGCGATCGTTGGGCAGTCGCCGGATGATCGCCCGGAGGAAGCCTACCGGCCGGTCGTGGCTGGTGGCCAAGAAGAAGCCGGAATCATCGCCTGCCCAGTAGTCGGGATCGGCCAGAATCCCGGCCACGAAACGCCCTTCCGTCATCGGGTCGCGTCTCAGGGCTCGATTCCAGATTGCCAGGACGTTGCCGACATCGGAGCCGATGAGTGTGCGGATCTTCGTCTGACTCGTCGCCATCGTGGTGTTTCCCCGTGAATATGCGGAATCGCCGGTCCAAAGCTACCCGTGATCGGGGGCAAATGCCAGACGGTTCTCGTTGACGTTCGCCCAGGGGTCGATTATACAGGAAAGGGTAGCGCAGTTCGTTACCTGTGGACGCGGGGGCGGCTCGCCGCTGCTGCGTCGCCCCCGGTGTGCTGGACCTGTTTGGATGGAAAGGCCAGGTGTCGAGATGATCGCAGGCAAGCTGTGGCACGCTATCAAGGCTCAGATCAACAAGATCGCGAACTTTTTCTGGACAGCCGACCCCATTGCCCAGATGCAGTACGAGTACGACTTGGCCGTCAATCAGCTGAAGGAAGGCCGGGAAGGCCTGGAGCAGTACCGGGGCCTGGTCGAGCGTGTCGGCCGGCAGGTTGCCGCGAACAAGGCCCACGTTGCCAACCTGGAGGCCAAGGTGAAGGCCTATCTTCAGGCGGGCGACCGGGAGTCGGCTGGCAAGTACGCCCTCGAACTGCAGAAGGCCAAGAAGGAGCTGTCTGAGAACGAGGCTCAGCTCAATCTTCATGAGGAGGCGTACAACAACAACCTGCTCAAGATCAAGCATGCCAGCGGCAAACTGGCTCAGGTGCGCGACAAGATTTCCAAGTATGACGCTGAACTGAAGATGAGCCGGGCCGAGGCGGAGATGGCCAAGCTCGCCACGGACTTCAACTTTGACGTGACCACGGATTTCGGCCAGATCGAGCAGGTGATCCAGGACAAGATCGGATTGAATCGAGCGAAGGCCCGCGTGGCTGCCGATCTGTCCGGTGACGGGATTGCTGACATCAAGCAGGAGCAGGCCATGGAGAAGGTCATGGCCGACCAGGCTCTGCGCGACTTCGAAATCCAGGCTGGCCTGGTGACCCCGGAGACGGCCAAGGTGACGGACACGGCGAAGGAACTCGGCCCGGCGAAGGAGAAGCAGGTGATGACCGATGAGTGAGGGTCGGAGGAAGCGGCTGGACTGAGGATGTCGTTGCCTGCGGGAGGGACTTCGGCTTTCTGCCGAGCGGAGTGATGTTCCATGACGCAGAATGCGCCCGTATCCCATTGCGACTCATCACTTGTGGCCCGTCCTTTCGATCTTCCTTCGTTCTTCCCTGCCTGGGCAAGGTCCCTGGCCGAGGCTTACTTCTCCGGAACGACCTGTCTGTTCGTTCTGCACGGGAATGTTCATGATCTGATCCCGTTGTCGAACGACGAGAATGGCGGCTATTGCGGTCTGCCCGAGTTCCTGGCGGCGCAGGTGTTTGGATCATGGCATTTGGTCCTGCACTATGATCTGGGGCAGGGATTGCGGCCGATGAGTGGGGGCGATCCCGACCGTCTCAAGGAGATGGTTCAGTATTTGACTGCACGCATGGGCGAGCCGGCATCTTGGCCGCGCGACCCCGACAAAGTGCTCCTTTTGCTGGACGCGCTGATCGAGCGGAACCTGCTGGAGGATGATCCCGGTCGGCGCAAGAAGATCGCCGTGGTTCTGGATTATGCCCAGTACCTGGCGCCGGCTGGCGACCTGGGGGCGCTGGCCCGCGGGCAGGGCACGAATCTTGTCCGGATGCTGTCCTGGGCCCAGAATCCGTACATCAAGCGCATCAACGTCGCGTTCATCCTGGTGGCGGACAAGCTCTCCGAGGTGAACGACCGGCTGGTCCAGAGCCCTCATGTGGCCGCGATTGAGATTCCACTGCCCGACATCACGACGCGGGAGGCCTTTGCCCGGTGGGCGGCCGGCCAGGTCGATGCCGGCAAGTCCGGTTCGTCTCCGGTGATGGAGGCGCAGGGCTCGACGAGTGGTCCGCCGACGGGCCAAAACATGTCCCCGGCCGAGTTGGCCGTCATGTCCAATGGCCTGAGTCT harbors:
- a CDS encoding PspA/IM30 family protein; translation: MERPGVEMIAGKLWHAIKAQINKIANFFWTADPIAQMQYEYDLAVNQLKEGREGLEQYRGLVERVGRQVAANKAHVANLEAKVKAYLQAGDRESAGKYALELQKAKKELSENEAQLNLHEEAYNNNLLKIKHASGKLAQVRDKISKYDAELKMSRAEAEMAKLATDFNFDVTTDFGQIEQVIQDKIGLNRAKARVAADLSGDGIADIKQEQAMEKVMADQALRDFEIQAGLVTPETAKVTDTAKELGPAKEKQVMTDE